The nucleotide sequence ACCAGTAATCAGCAGGGCATAGCGGAGGCCATCAGCAGTGATTTCGGCAATCGATCGGCGGATGAAACCCTGCTGGCGGAACTCATGCCCAGCCTGCATGGCATCCGATATGCCAAGCGTCGTCTACACAAGTGGATGAAGCCGTCGCGGCGCAGTGTCGGGCTGGCCTTTCAGCCGGCAAGTGCACGCGTGGTTTACCAGCCGTTGGGAGTTATAGGCGTAATCGTGCCTTGGAACTACCCGCTCTATCTGGCCATCGGTCCACTGATCGGCGCTCTGGCGGCCGGCAACCGGGTGATGCTGAAGATGAGCGAATCCACTCCTGCCACCGGCCAGCTGCTGAAGGGGCTGCTGAGGCAGATATTCCCCGAGGAGCAGGTGGCGGTGGTGCTCGGCGAGGCGGACGTGGGCATCGCCTTTTCGCGTTTGCCCTTCGATCACCTTCTTTTTACCGGTAGCACTAGTATTGGTCGCCAGGTGATGCGTGCAGCCGCGGACAACCTCACGCCAGTGACCCTGGAGTTGGGCGGCAAGTCGCCGGCCATTGTCTCGGCGAGCGTGCCGCTGGCAGACGCCGCCGAGCGCATCGCCTTCGGCAAGACCCTGAATGCCGGTCAGACCTGTGTTGCTCCAGATTACGTGCTGGTGCCCAAGGCCCGGGTGGAGGGTTTCATCGACGCCTATCGCGCGGCGGTCCGCCGCTTCTATCCGCAGCTGGCCGACAACCCGGACTACACCAGCATCATCAACCCGCGCCAGCACGCCCGCCTGCAGGATTATCTGGATGATGCCCAGGCCAAGGGTGCGCGCCTGCTGCCGCTGTTCGAGCAGGGCCAGGCGCGACGTATGCCGCACCACTTGCTGCTGAATGTGAGCGACGAGATGCGGGTGATGCAGGATGAGATCTTCGGCCCACTGCTGCCGGTAGTGCCGTACGAGGGCATCGAGCAGGCGCTCGCCTACGTCAACGCACGGCCTAGGCCTCTGGCCCTCTACTACTTTGGCTACGACAAGACCGAGCAGCAGTCGGTGCTCGAACGCACCCATTCGGGCGGTGTCTGCCTCAACGACACTCTGCTCCACGTCGCCCAGGACGACTTGCCCTTCGGCGG is from Pseudomonas saudiphocaensis and encodes:
- a CDS encoding coniferyl aldehyde dehydrogenase, which translates into the protein MSIADALLTPLDPELERLPALLEQQRCSFQANPYPTAAERIQWLDALHHLLTSNQQGIAEAISSDFGNRSADETLLAELMPSLHGIRYAKRRLHKWMKPSRRSVGLAFQPASARVVYQPLGVIGVIVPWNYPLYLAIGPLIGALAAGNRVMLKMSESTPATGQLLKGLLRQIFPEEQVAVVLGEADVGIAFSRLPFDHLLFTGSTSIGRQVMRAAADNLTPVTLELGGKSPAIVSASVPLADAAERIAFGKTLNAGQTCVAPDYVLVPKARVEGFIDAYRAAVRRFYPQLADNPDYTSIINPRQHARLQDYLDDAQAKGARLLPLFEQGQARRMPHHLLLNVSDEMRVMQDEIFGPLLPVVPYEGIEQALAYVNARPRPLALYYFGYDKTEQQSVLERTHSGGVCLNDTLLHVAQDDLPFGGVGPSGMGHYHGHEGFLAFSKAKGVFIKQRFNAARMIYPPYGKALQRLVYKLFVR